TGTAATACGTGATCTAAAGTTggaaaaaatagttaaaagttCTATTTACCGTGCCATTCTCTCATTCAGAAAGGAGATTCTGCCCAGGCACTGCTAACAGTGCCAACTTTTTACTAGAAAAGATGGAGACGACAACGAGAAAATCAAACAATGTTTCGATATACAGATTGGATTTAAGATATAATGGTACTTCTAAACTTAAATGTCAATTTCAactaatgtttattatatagtCTTTGTACCCAATAAACATAGTTCATCGTGCTTATATAAGAAGAAATCAATGTTTATCTAGAGTGGAACTATCtgatacctacctacttaaaatcAAGATAACGCATGAATCCATAGACTTAAGCCCTTTGGCTTTTCATCAGTTCAACCttgatttcatattttactttaatgtaAAGATTGCCTTCAGCATTCTTATTTATTAGACGACCAACGAACTGAGGcaaaatttattatcatttaggTATATCGTTGTTTGTTTGCATTAGCTATTGTGTTTAATATTCGTATAATTGCTAGGTATAATGTAACTAATTCGATACGCTGAGCGGTTTCTGATATTAGTATCTCATGAATAGGTATTGTATTGAAATTCAGATgctataatttatacaatacgAGGCCTGCGTCGAATTAGAGCCAGCTTTGAGTAAGCATGGATGAGTTAACATTAGTTCAGGTTTAGACGCAGTGGAGCGAGCCTAGATTACGTGGTTCGTAGTTAATTTGAGTAAAAGCTTTCATTGGTTACGATTTTAAGAAAtcttacaaattaaattgaattttattgatcTATAATTATAACTACACTATTGGCATTGCATAGGAGTGACATACTGCTACACAAAAGTGGAACAAATGTATGATTTTATTAGGCAAATTTTATTACCAATACTTTTTCAATAACCTGGCACATTTGACTTCAGGTCCGACTGTGAAGctaactatttaattaactacTCAAACAGAAAAGCACTTgataatttatatactttattatttaagattGCCCGACGTGGAAAATAcatctgaataaaaaaaaaacaaaattcaactattattcttttattaacATTGATTTAACAACGTAAACACAACAAAAATTCATTCACTTTtacaaaacacataaataaacattttgtaccGCTGAGTGTTAAAATATCACTCCAATGCATCACACATTCATGCATCcacaaaactatttacaaaatctactttttattgtccaatttttttatttgttacataaGGTTTTTTGTAGGCATTCTGCGTTGACCAAAAGGCATCCTTCTATTTTGGTACGAGGACCCTCTGTCGTCCGATTTGGATAGTTGAATCTCTGTATTCAGTAACTGGTCGATTGTCtgcaaatataaaaactattttagtatAGCCCGTGTCTTCTTTACTTACAGACGATTATGAACGTGATCGAAAGAGACAAACATAATAAGTgatagataaagtaacagcaaatgtacgaatatatgtataaaaataataaaatgctcATATAGCTAAGTACCTTATTCTCAATAAGCCCGCGATCGTTCAGTGCTTTGTAAATGTCGTTAAATTCTTTCTGTATATCTTTATTTTCGGTTTTCTCGACGGCTTGTCTCACTCTGTCGATCTAAAACagagaaaaaaacatttatcctccttcaaaagttgaaaatcgacacagtttttaccattttttttacatgtgGTTCATTTTGtgctcagttgacaactatttgatagATACGACACAAGATCTGAATcgaaatttaattacaaaagttaacatgaacaaataatagtaaaacaTACGGTTTCCGCAAAGAATGTGTGTTTGTCCTTTTGAGTGGGGCTGTCTATTTCCAACACTGATCTTAATATTGGTAACGTATCATCTGCTCTGCCTAAATCTGCTAAAGCCATCGCCtagaagaaaaaaacatattacttaaaaaaatggaaGCACAATATATTcagttacataaatatactTTCATTGATAAAAAGAACTACTATGCACACATTCCCGTATTTTCAAGCACGACGTGcaatgataattttaatttgggCAAACTGTGCTAACAGGTTAAGTACAATATCATTCTGTTCATCTTTACCTTAATATTTCTAATAGTCACATAATGCTGTTTCTGATTTGATAGTGATTCCAATGCAGCATGAGGTGATCCCTGTTTCAAAGCCAATGCTGCAATCAAAACAACACAGGTTATGATATGTTCCTGAATACATTTTTGTACgagcaataatataatttttacaccATGCAatgtggcaatgctgccagcattctgggaaccaGTTAGACAGCAATGCGGAGGAGTACATCAACGCATAGGGCGCTCTCCTTTTtcaattcatattttgtatatagaattgtaaatattcttgggtaaataataaatatataatatgttggATATATTTCGGTAACTTTGTAATGAAGCTAAAGCACGTAAAGTCATCAGACCAGTGCTTAAGCTCTTACTGTGTTATGAGTGAGAGAATAAAAAGTGTAATGTGCACTATTAAACCAATAAACAATCCTCTTAATACAAAGGAATTTCATTTCTATTTACTAACCTGCAAAGAATACACATGCTCTTCTTAAAGGTAAATTGCCAGCACTGTTCATTTCTGACCATAGATGAGATGCATATTCAAGACTTTTTGGTGTATTCTGAAAATGAAACAGAATTTAACATGAATGGTgcttaaaaatatgattaaatttaACTCAGCAAgatgtttaaaaagtaatatactacaaaacaaggaaaatctatattttattttttccttgttAGTCAAATGTTAAGACTTCTGACGTTATTACAAGTAACAGATGCCTAATGGCAAGGGTACCAGCCCCTTGTGGGTGCTGAGCTTTTCATGAGGGATGGTAGGTAGCcagtacaaatacaaataacaaataaaatgtcttgcaaaaaggacAGTTGTGTAGTTCTTATCCAGTTGTCCTGTATTACaaggtgtatggatgtgaataaagcaagcaAAGCTTGTAAGGATAGTACTAAATGGAGagctctggtctctgtctatccCTACAGAAAAAAGAGtgatttttgtatattaattagTCTGTTTTACTTTTTCAGAGCAAAAGCTGGCAGTCCTACATAAAAAATTAGGTGCCAAAGCTTCATACAAAACAGTATTTAGCACTTACTTGTTTGTAGCAGGCAGCCAATATAAGGACCACACAGTATTTAGGATACTTAGTCATGTTCATTTGTTTCTCCTGCACTTTCTCAAAAACTTTGTACATGTCGTCATACATCTCGTGGCTGTAGAGCAAGTCTAGTAGAATTTGACATGATATTGTTTGATCAAAGAAACCATCATTTCTTGGTTCAAAGTAggactgaaaaaaaaaaaaatacttgatattAGTATAACTCAGGGGCTTTGTACTAACATTTGCCTTATAGAGTAACCTACTGTCACTGTGGGAAATTCTGCTGCTAAATAACTTTTACAGCAAACAAAACTCATTATCAtgctttttaatgaaaaatcataaaatattgtataataacaatgtaaaatgACACTTATACCACTAATGACATAAGTGGATCCAGGGAAGTTTTGGGTCTCCCAAACTTCCCCcaaaactaaattttgattattaCCATTagcaatatgaaaataaatacttttatacttaATCCTGGATTGCttacaagcattttttttagaattagtGTGTTTATAATACCAACCTCAAGAGCCTCTTTAGGAGCATCTAAGAAATGGTACATTCTCATGACAACTGGTCCAAATACAAATGATCCAAATCTATATTCACTTTGTTGTGCATTAAACctgaaaacagaaaaatataatttgatttaattaaaatatttctgttgtCTCCAGCTATTCTCAATTTGATCAATTGAAAACAGTTAAtgctataaattaaatatgattaaaaaatacaagGCATAAATATCAAATCTTACATTATATTCTGTCAAAGTATAatctttacttactttttaatcatttttgtgATTAATTCCAAGTCAGTAGGCTCTGCTAAATGCACCATGTTCTTTAAGTCTTCAGTGAATATCATATTCTTGGAATCGGCTACAAAGTCATTCATCTTAGTCCTAAACTTCTCAGTGAAACTGGCAAACTGTTCCTTGGATCGTTTCCTTGTTTGAAGATAACCGTCGATCCCTAACGCACTGGGCGCGAACAAATATCTGactgaaacaataaacatttatattacagCTGTATTTACAACTTCTgaattcaatgaaaatatactaatgtttttatataatcctatctgtaataaaataagagtaaattaaattacataccaTTTGTCATGTATAAACTCCGGCATGGCGTCAATCGTAAATTTAGATGTAAGCTGTTTCTACCCAACGTATTTGCGAAAAGAGACATTATCAGAATTTTgttcaaacttttattaaaaaggcCGACggacaatataatttttaggtTAGATTAAAACGTTGGACATAGACAAAGTATACATGACATATTTGACATTAATAGTGAGTAACAACATTGACAGTCATAGTCAATACCATCATCATAGTGAGTACACgacacaaaacatttttaagagattttttagttacctatctattattatattatatcgcaAGTGTCTTAGGCCGATGTAGAAGTAAGCGCAACAACTGATATAAAGAGAATAGAATTCTTATTATCTTTACGTTTACTGAATAGTATATATTATCTGTCAAATTAAAAATCTTCCATGTAACATTGACAAACTGACAATGACGTAATACAAATGGAGGTGTTTACGTGAAgatgtaaatttatatttttctatttattgaaCAAGATTACAACAATTAACATAACTGTAGTGGACGGACTTATGtcgaagtaattttattttaaagatttagaAAACGAGTGTGAACCAATTACGTAGTTATCTTTTATAAAGTGAAGAAATACTGAACTCATTGATGAATCatgtttctttgaaaataataaatgcaaactAAATGATTCATGAGGTTGTGAAAGTTAACGAGACCCGTGTAACATACGAAACCACCATGAATATTAAGAATCAATAACTGCTTTAGGTTTCCTATGTTACACAGTTACATGCTTACCAGTGCCCATATCATGATATTTACTTGGAGACTATGATTTAAACCTTTATAATCATGTACGATTGATGctcaatataaagtaaatattaattactttgtatTCAGCATTGTCTATAGACTATCATGCTATGAGGACTGTTCAAACACGCTTTCTGTCAGTATAAGTAATGacagattatttattatttttcaaagtatAAATGTATGGTGACACTAATATAtcactatattttttctagCTAGCACATAGAGATTATGATTTGACGTCCATTACAAATAGATAAACATGGACGGATCTGTAAAGTGACACAGATCAGTGGACAATATGACTGGACAAATATGTGTCATGAACAGAAGGATGTGTGGGATGAGAGGTCAACAATCAACATGAAAAGTATTCACCACTGAGTAATGTTGGACCTGATGATAATAGCAGGGTGGAAATGTAATCAAAGATATAGttaacaataattatgtatagaTAGCAACAGTCAACTTCATGAGGGTTGTACAAATCAGCCCTTAGTTCTATACAGTACACAAAAATGGCTGCTAAACAACATTCATGAAAGTGACAACAGGCTAAGCTTTTAAATGCATTCAAACCGATAATCATTACACCTTTTCTACTTcaatccattttttttattggcttcAGTAGTATTACATAtcttttcatgaaaaataattatattctgtcTTTACAGATAAGTGGAACAATTCTTCCAGCGATTATATTATGCTAATCTAAATCATTAGTCTTCATGATGTCCGAAAGTTACAGTCGCCAAAGTAAATCATCACGACGTTCCAAGGAAACAGAATCAGTGAGATCTAAACCTAGATCTAAATATTCAGAACACAAATACCCCCAAATGGAGTCCAAAACACCTCCATTACCAACCAAAAATACCTCAACCCTAGatgaattgataaaaaaaagagAA
The sequence above is drawn from the Anticarsia gemmatalis isolate Benzon Research Colony breed Stoneville strain chromosome 17, ilAntGemm2 primary, whole genome shotgun sequence genome and encodes:
- the LOC142980137 gene encoding pentatricopeptide repeat-containing protein 2, mitochondrial-like, coding for MSLFANTLGRNSLHLNLRLTPCRSLYMTNVRYLFAPSALGIDGYLQTRKRSKEQFASFTEKFRTKMNDFVADSKNMIFTEDLKNMVHLAEPTDLELITKMIKKFNAQQSEYRFGSFVFGPVVMRMYHFLDAPKEALESYFEPRNDGFFDQTISCQILLDLLYSHEMYDDMYKVFEKVQEKQMNMTKYPKYCVVLILAACYKQNTPKSLEYASHLWSEMNSAGNLPLRRACVFFAALALKQGSPHAALESLSNQKQHYVTIRNIKAMALADLGRADDTLPILRSVLEIDSPTQKDKHTFFAETIDRVRQAVEKTENKDIQKEFNDIYKALNDRGLIENKTIDQLLNTEIQLSKSDDRGSSYQNRRMPFGQRRMPTKNLM